The DNA sequence CGTATGACCCGGCCGGCAACAGCGCCAGCCTGTTCCTGGACGGCGATACCGTGTTCATCAATGCGGGCAGCAACATTGATGGACTCTTTTACGCCAACCCGGACTGGCTGGAGGATTCCTTTGATCCGGCCGGCAGTATCGCCAACGTGACCGGCTCTTCCCGGGGAGATACAATCCTCGGCAACGAACAGGCCAACTTCCTCCAGGGCGGGGCCGGAGACGACATCCTGATCGGTTTTGCCGGGGCCGATACCCTGGCCGGCGGCGAGGGCAGCGACATGGCTGTTTACCGGTCGGCGCCGGCCGGGGTGACGGTCGACCTGGCCACTGGCACGGCCTCTGACGGCTATGGGAGCGTTGACCTCCTGACCACCATAGAGGGCGTTGCTGATTCCAGCCACAACGACACCCTGACCGGTGACAGCAGTGACAACTGGTTCGGTCTTTCCGGCGGCAACGACACTGTGAGCGGCGATGAGGGCAATGATTCCTTCTATTTTTCCAACAGCCTCGACTCGGCCGACACCGTTGATGGCGGTCTCGGGTCCGACCGGCTGGAATACACCGACGCCAACGGCGCCGACAATGAACTGGACCATGTCACCGGGGTGGAAGAGATCGGCCTCGGCGATGCGGACACCTCGGTCACCACCACTGACTCCCTGGTGGCGCCAAGCGCAACCCTGGATGTTGACGGCTCAAACCTGACCGGCAACAACAGCCTCTACTGGGACGGATCAGCTGAAACCGACGGTTCTTTCAATATAATCGGCGGACAAGGGGAGGACACCCTCATCGGCGGCAGCGGCGATGACAACCTGCGGGGCGGCAGCGGTCATGACACCCTGACCGGCGGCAGCGGCAGCGACACCTTTCTTTACGAAAGCTCTGCTGATTTCAGCGACACGATCACTGATTTTTCCAACAGCGACCAGGACGATATATTCTCCTTCAACAGCAACGAGTTTGATTCAAGCGCAGGATTCTACAGCAATGAGTTCTACGCTGGTTATGACGGAGCCAACGCCGCACTGGGCAACAACGACCCCTGGTTTGTCTATGACAGCACCATGGATCAACTCTGGTATGACAGCAACGGCGATGCGAGCGGCGGCCATGAACTGGTGGCCCAGTTGAACGACGTTGTCCTGACCGCGACGGATATTTCGTTTTATTGATTTCCAGCGGACGTAGAAACCCGAGATGAGAGAACTCTACCGCCGCCTGGCCCTGTATCCGGTACTGACAACGGAAATACTTATCGCCACCTTTTTCATCACCCTGCTCTCCCTGGCCTCGCCCCTGTTCGTGATCCAGGTGTTGAACCGGTACGTCACCTTCGGCTTCAGCGGCACCCTGATCACCCTGACCATGGGGATGATGGTGGCGATTGTGATGCAGTTCGCCTTCCGGATGATCAGGACCAAAATCGCCGCGGTGATCAGCGTGGAGCCGGACATCGATCTTTCCCGCAAGGTTCTCCATGTCCTGACCAGGGCCAAGGCCCTGCCCATCGGCAATATTCCCAAACCGGCTATCCACGAAACCGTGAACGGCCTGCAGGCGATCAAGGCCGCCTACAGCGCCGCTGGCATAACCTCCATTCTCGACGCTCCTTTTGCGCTGATTTTCCTCCTGGCCTCCTTTTTCATCAGCCCGGCTCTGGCCCTGATCTCGCTGGCCGGGGTGGTCCTCAGCCTGATCGGCGGGGCGTTTGCCCTTAAATTTTCCAACCGGATCGCCGAACAGCTGAAAAATTCAACCCTTGCCCATCGCGCTTCGGTCCTGGCAGCGGCCAATAATATCGACACCGTCCGTTCATTCCGGGGCATCGACTTTCTCAAGACCATCTGGGACAATCAGATCAGGTCCCTGACCGAGGTCCAGCAGCGGGATGCTGATATCAAGGAGTTCTCCCAGACCCAGTTTCTGACCATAAGCGTCCTGATGAGCGTGGTCCTCTATGCAGTGGGCGCGATGGAGGTGGTACAGGGCAAGCTGACCGTCGGCGCCCTGATCGGGGCCAATATCCTGGCCGGCCGCGCCTTCTCCTCGACCACCCGGTTCGTCCAGACCTCCTATCTGCTGGCCAAGGCCGGCCAGGCGTTCAGGGATCTGGCCACCTTTTTTAAACTGCCGCTGGAACCGGGGACCGGCACCGGTCTGGCCTCCTATTCCGGGGCCATCGAGTTCAAGGACCTGGGCCTGGCCTTTCCCGGCAGCAAGAACCCGCTGTTCGAGTCCCTGAGCCTGAAAATCCAACCGGGCGAGGTGCTGACCGTGACCGGCCATAACGGCGCCGGCAAGACCTCTCTGCTCCGGTTGCTGGCCGGCCTGCTTGAACCCTCCCGGGGCGAGATACTGGTCGACGAAATCAACCTGATGCAGATTGCCCCGGAGTGGTGGCGGAGCCAACTTATCTACCTGCCCCAGGAACCGACCTTTCTCAATGCCACCATCCGGGATTCCATTACCATGGCCAACCCGGAGCTGGACAACAGCGGGCTCAACCAGGTGGTCAACCTGGCCGACCTCCGCAGTTATCTCGACAAAAGCCCCAGGGGACTGGAAACCGAACTCCTTGAAAACGGCCGCAACCTGCCGCTGGGCATCCGCCGGCGCATTGCCCTGGCCAGGGGACTGGCCACCAACGGACGGCTGGTCCTGTTCGACGAGCCCACCGAGGGTCTGGACATTGAGGGCCGGCGGGCCGTATATGCGGTTATGAACAAACTGATCAAGGAAAAGAAAACCATGGTCGTTGTTTCCGGCGACCCGGTCATCCTCAAGGATGCCCCGTTTGTCCTTGACCTGAGCCGGAAACCGGTCCCGGAAATTGTCACTGGAAACAACAAGGGACAGACCCCGTGAAGCAGCCGGACAGCTTAACAAAAAAATCGCCGGGCCACGATTCGCCGGCCAACCGGGTCAAGGCAACAACCCACCTCTTCTGGGCGATGTGCGTGGGCCTTTGTCTGCTCTTCTTTGCCTGGGCCTGGTTCGGCAAGCTGGATATAGTCAGTCAGGCCAACGGCCGGGTGGTGCCGAGCAGCAAAATCAAGCATATCCAGCATCTGGAGGGCGGTATTGTCGAAAAAATCCTGGTCAGGGAGGGCGCCGCGGTCACGGCCGGCCAGCCCCTGGTTATTCTGGAGAGGGTCAGCAGCAACGCCAGCGTCCAGGAGCTGCAGAGTAGGATCGCGGGCCTTGAGACGGACATCGCCCGACTCGACGGCCTGGCAACCGGTCACGACCAGCCGCAGTTCCCGGAACAACTCGCCCGCAACCATCCCGAACTGGTCTCCCAGGCCCGGGAACTGTTCACGGCCCAGTTCCAGAAGTACCAGAGCGGCCAGGCGGCCCAGCGCGAACTCCTTACCCAGCGCAGGCAGGACATCATCGAAATCGAGACCAGGATCAGAAACAGCCGGCGCGATCTGGAGTTTCTGGAGAAACAGATAGCCATCAGCGCCGCGCTTTTAAAGGACGACCTGACCACTGAATATAAACACCTGGGTTTTCTACGTGAAAAGTCCAAGCTGACCAGCAGGATAGAGGAGAATGAAACCGCGCTGATCCGGGCCCGTTCGGCCTTGGAAGGGGCTGAGGACAAGTTGAAACGGCTGGAGCATTCCTTTCAGCAGGAGATTAAGCAAGAGTTGAAAGAGAACAGACAGGAACTGGGGGAATTCCTGCAACGGCTGAAAAAATTTACCAACAGCCTGCAGCGCACCACTATCCGCTCGCCGGTGGACGGCCTGATAAAGAGCCTTTACATCGTCACCGTCGGCGGGGTGATCGGCCCCGGCAAGACGATCATGGATATCGTGCCCACCGGCGACCGCCTGGTGATCGAGGCCCATCTGCGGATCCAGGATATCGGCTTTGTCCGCAAGGGTCAGAAGGTGGTGGTCAAGCTGCCGTCCAGGGATGCCCGGCGCTACGGCAAACTGGACGGCACGGTGATCCACATAAGTCCCGACGCCTTTGTTACCTCGCAGGGCCAGACCTTTTACACCGTGCGAATCAGGACCGAGAAGAATTACTTTGAATGGGAAGGGCACCGGTACGATCTCGTACCGGGCATGATGGTGACAACCTATATCCACACCGGCCGGCGCACGGTGTTGGCATACATGCTGGATCCCCTGTTCACCTCCATGGGCTACGCCTTGCAGGAACGGTGATAATGCTGAGTGCTGAGAAAGATATATTTCAGCCCACCACTGTCACCTTTTTTCTGTCCTCTGACTTCTGGTCACCACGCCCTGTCTCAACTCATCACTCATCACTCATTGCTCATTGCTCATCACTCATTCCTCTGTCCCGACTCCTGACCTAATCCTCATAACCCAGGTCGTCCAGTTCAACATCATCAACAGGCCCGGTCCAGTCTTCGGGCGGCTCGCGGATATCCAACTCCATGGCGGCCCACTCCTCCAGGGACAGCTCCTCCAGATCGCCGTCAAAATACTGGATCTCGACTCCCCGCCCGTCTTCATCAACAGCCACCACGGTGAAGTCCCGGCCCTTGCCGAGGTGTAAATACCAGTTGCCCACAATCGGTTCGATTTCGTTGTTCATAACCACCTCGTAAATGATCGGATGTCAGAGGCCAGAGAACTGATAACCGGCAACTGAAATTACCTGCAATCTCTCCTGCTATTCCGCCACCTTTTCGGCCCGATGCTGGACATAGGCGTTGCGGATGGCAACATAGGGATCAAGGGCCCCCTCTTTCAGATCCTCGTAATCCCCGATCTTAAAGGCGGTGTCGTTGACCTGCTCAAAGGTATTGACCGCCAGGATGGTCTCCCACTCCTCCAGATAGCTGACCGGGTCCAGGAAATAGTCGCCGGCCCGGCCCACGGTATCCCGCAGGCTGGAAGGACCGAGAAAGGGCCATACCAGGTAAAAACCATTGCCGATCCGGTAATGACCGAGGGTCTGACCCAAATCCTCGGCCCCGGGCCCAGGTCCGATAATCCCGGTGGCCGGGTCGGCAAGCCCGAGGATACCAACCGTGGTGTTGACGACAAAACGGCCCAATTCATGGCCGGCCGCCTCCCCCTTGCCCTGCAGCACACAGTTGACCAACCGGATCGGGGCGGCCAGGTTATGGAAAAAATTCCTGATCACGATCCGGACGTCAATGGGCGTGACTGCCTTATAGCCTTGGGCCACGGGCTTCAACACCCAGAAATAGAGCCGGTCGTTGAAATGGTACCAGACCGTGTTCCAGGCCAGCAGAGGGTCGGCAATGTCTGCATCCGCCTCTTCCCCCTCAGCCTCATACTCGTCTTCCTCAATCTGACCGACCCCGCTTTGTTCCGCTTGGACCGCCACCTCTCCTGGTTGCTCCTCCGACCCGGCCATGGTCAAAACCGGGACCAGGAGCAGAAGGCCGCAGAAAAACAGGATAAGCATGATACTGTTCTTTGTTATCTTCAAGATCAACTCCTCCCCGGGTTGCCTTTTGTCCGCAAGACAAAAAAACCGTGGTTGCTCAACCAGGTTTAAGGAAGTATCTGGTTCCTGGTTCCTGGTGCTTGGTGCTTGGTGCTTGGTTTTCCGTCCTCTGTCCTCCGTCTTCCGTCCTCTGTCCTCTGCCCTCTGTCCTCAAGCCGTCTTCCTGCGCAGGAGTTCCAGCAGCTGGGCCGGTGATTTTCTGGCCAGTATGTTCTTGAACTGGCTGCGATAATTCTTCACCAGGCTGACCCCCTCGATGATCACGTCATAGACCTGCCAGCGGTCCTTGACGCGGATCAGCCGGTAACTTACCGGGATCGTGCCGGACTCACTGATAATCGAACTCCGCACCTCCGCCTTTTTCTCGGACAGCATCCTTTCATGCAGAAACTCCACCTTTTGTCCGGTATACCTGGAGATCCTGCTCAGGTATATCTTAAGCAGCAGGGCGCCGTACAGATCGATGAACTCCTGCTGCTGCCCCTTGTTGAGTTTTTTCCAGTTATTCCCCATGGTCCGGCGGGAGACCTCATAATAGTTGAACATATCAAGGGTAATCTCCTTGATCCGCTCCTTCCTTTCCAACCGGTGTTCCTCGCCCTGCAAGGCAGGGTCGCCCAGCACCGCCAGGACCCGGTCGACCTGGGTCCGGATGGTGTCCAGGGGCTGGCCGGCCGTTACCGGAAGCGCACCGGCAAGACAGACAAACACGGCCAGGACAAGTGAGATCGACAATGTTTTCATAATCGCACCCCAGGTAAGAAATCTTTATTCCGGTTCATCAGACCAAAGAGTGTTATTGGTGTAAACATTCAGTAACCCCCTCCTGTCGGGAAAGGGGTCTTCTTCTACCAACGGCCGCTCCATTGAGAAGGGCCGGCTGTTCATAAACAGGCTATCAAGCAGGAACTCGCTTCGCCGCAACGGCGATTCGGAATCCATAAGCATATCCTGCCGAAGTTGTTTCAATTTCCGCTTTTGCCGTCACGGCTGCGGCTCAGGGTCCGCTACACCGTTCGGTATAAGAAAACCCCTTTCCCGGTCCAACCTCAAACGTACGGGGTTTACCGAAACCTTACCTGTTGGTTATTGGTTCAATGATTACAACATACTGTTCCTGTTAACAAATAACGATTAACTTTTCACATCACTATTTGCTCTCAACGTCGCCAAAGGCGTATTTGCTGATCAACTCCTCGATATCCACCGGCGACTCGGTCTCGGTAATAACGCCGCCGGGCTCGAGCCGGTCGCCGGCGCCGCCGGGATCGATACTCACGTAACGATCGCCGATCAATCCCCGGGTCTTAATCGAGGCAATGGCGTCGTCGTACACAATGATTCCCTTGTCAATATCAAGTACCACCGCGGCCTGCTGATTCTTCTGGTCCATCACGAACCGTTCCACCCGGCCGATTTTCATGCCGAGCATCTCCACCGACGCCCCGGTCTTGAGGCCGGTTATGGTGTTGAACTTTGCCGTGAGCGAATAGCCCTTGTCGCCCCAGAAACTCACTTCAGCGAAATTGACCGTCATGTAGGCGATGCCGAGGAGACCAACCAAGACAAAAACACCGACAACCGTTTCCATGGCATACTTCTTCATCTCCTATCCCTTTTCCCATAAAGCTGAGTTGAGCCGCCCGCCGGCTCAAACGAAACTTATGCCCTTGTGGTATAAGTGAATTGTGCAACCAGCCGGCCCTCGGCCAGGGCCCGCTCCGAGATATCGGCAATGGTCTCGGCCGGCGTACCCTTGGCAATTCCGCCAATGATCCGCACCCCGACGCCTTGTTCACTGTTTTCCGGCAGCAGTACCGCCTCCGGCGCCAGCTCCGCGCCGGCGGCCTGGATTTTTCCGGCAAAATCCGCCAGCAAGGTTTCCGTCTGGGCGATATTGCAGGTCACCAGGATGGAAACGAACCGGGCCGGACCGCAGCGGTTCGATAGCCCCCGGCTGCTGAAATAGCTGTTTATCCGGGAGCCAAGGGTCTGCAGAAAGGTCTGCGAACCGGCCTGGCCGAAATGTTCGCTGAACCTATCCATATTCTCCACCTCAAGGACGATCACGGTAAAACCGTCATCCTCTCCCTCCTCCCCCTCGTGCCGCTCTTCCCGGGCCTCATCCCGCAACTGGGCCCACAGGCCGTGCAGCTCGAGCTGGACCTCTTCCAGGCTGTTGACGAACTCATCGACAAAGGGATGGTCAAACCCCTGCAGTTCCTGAAAATTGCCCTGAAAGACGATCTTCTTGTCATAGAGGACCAGGATCCGGTCGGAGATAAAAAAAACATCAGGCAATTCGTGGCTGATCATGATCGTGGTAAAGCCGAATTTCTTCTGGTACTGGGCGATCATGCCCAGGATGGCGTTCTTGCGGATCGGGTCCTGGCCGGTGGTGGGCTCGTCGAATAAAACGATCCCGGGATCGGTTATCAGGGCCCGGGCCAGGGCGACCCGTTTCTGCATGCCGCCGGAGAGATCGGCCGGATACTTGTCCGGCACCTCGATCAATTCCATCTGCTCAAGGCGGGCAAACACCTTGGCATCGACCTCCCGGTGCGACAGCCGGGTGGTCTTGCGCAACGGCAGGGCGATGTTCTCGAACACGGTCAGGGAGTCGAACAGGGCGTTGTTCTGGAAACAGAAGCTGATCTGGCTCCGGTACTCGTCCCAGTCCCGCCGGCCCATGGCGGTCAACGGCTTGCCGCGGAAGGAGATCACCCCCTCGTCCGGATTAAGCAGACCGATGATATGCTTGAGCAGCACGCTTTTACCGGAACCGCTCTTGCCGATGATGGTGGTGGTCTGGTTGTCGAAAATCTCCAGGTTGACCCGGTCCAGGACCTGCTTGGAACCGAAACTCTTGGAAACGTTTTCGAATTTTATCAGTGTTTGTCGGTCTCGCAACAACCCGCGAGACGGACGTGTTTCATGTTGTAAGTTGTTAATTTTAGTTGGTGGCATTTGAAGCCTTTGGGGTTATTGCGGGTTCATTACTGTTTCCGCCATATGGGCCGACCTATAACAAAAAGGAACTCAGGACATAATCGCTTATCAGGATCAGCACGCAGGAGGCGACCACCGCCGAGGTGGTGGAGAGGCCGACCCCCTTGGCGCCGTACCCGTCGGTACGGGTATGGGTAAAAAACCCCTGATAACAACAGATGGTGGCCACCAGCACCGCAAAGACCACGGCCTTGGTCAGGCCGCCGTTGATATCTTCCATCTTGACGCTGGTGATCACCCCGCTGGTATAGGCGCCGCTGTTGATCCCCATTAAAACAACGCCGGTAAAATACCCGCCGATGATCCCCACCAGGTCGAACATGGTGGTCAGCAACGGAAAGCTGATAATCGCCGCCGCGATCCTGGGGCTGACCAGGTACATCAAGGGGTCGATCCGCATGGTGTCAAGGGCGTCGATCTGTTCCGAAATCCGCTGGATGCCGATCTCCGCCGCCATGGAGGAACCGGCCCGGGCGGTTATCATGATCGCGGTCAGCACCGGTCCCATCTCGCGAATCAACGACAGGGAGACCGCCGAGCCCAGCACCCCCACCGAGCCGTAGTCGATCAGCACATGATACATCTGCAGGGCAATGACCATGCCGACGAACAGGCCCACCAGGATGACGATGTTCACCGACCTGACGCCGATGTAATAGACCTGCTGGACAATGGCGCTGAACTGGCCCCGCCGGAAGATATAGAAAAACGATTTGCCGAAAAAGATGGCAACCCCGCCCAACTCATCGACGATATCAAGGAATCTGCGTCCCAGCAGCGCCAGGGGCATAAAAAAAACAGGCCCTGATCGCAACGGCGCATTCTCGGGTC is a window from the Desulfobacterales bacterium genome containing:
- a CDS encoding ABC transporter substrate-binding protein translates to MKTLSISLVLAVFVCLAGALPVTAGQPLDTIRTQVDRVLAVLGDPALQGEEHRLERKERIKEITLDMFNYYEVSRRTMGNNWKKLNKGQQQEFIDLYGALLLKIYLSRISRYTGQKVEFLHERMLSEKKAEVRSSIISESGTIPVSYRLIRVKDRWQVYDVIIEGVSLVKNYRSQFKNILARKSPAQLLELLRRKTA
- a CDS encoding HlyD family type I secretion periplasmic adaptor subunit; translation: MKQPDSLTKKSPGHDSPANRVKATTHLFWAMCVGLCLLFFAWAWFGKLDIVSQANGRVVPSSKIKHIQHLEGGIVEKILVREGAAVTAGQPLVILERVSSNASVQELQSRIAGLETDIARLDGLATGHDQPQFPEQLARNHPELVSQARELFTAQFQKYQSGQAAQRELLTQRRQDIIEIETRIRNSRRDLEFLEKQIAISAALLKDDLTTEYKHLGFLREKSKLTSRIEENETALIRARSALEGAEDKLKRLEHSFQQEIKQELKENRQELGEFLQRLKKFTNSLQRTTIRSPVDGLIKSLYIVTVGGVIGPGKTIMDIVPTGDRLVIEAHLRIQDIGFVRKGQKVVVKLPSRDARRYGKLDGTVIHISPDAFVTSQGQTFYTVRIRTEKNYFEWEGHRYDLVPGMMVTTYIHTGRRTVLAYMLDPLFTSMGYALQER
- a CDS encoding ATP-binding cassette domain-containing protein, with product MRELYRRLALYPVLTTEILIATFFITLLSLASPLFVIQVLNRYVTFGFSGTLITLTMGMMVAIVMQFAFRMIRTKIAAVISVEPDIDLSRKVLHVLTRAKALPIGNIPKPAIHETVNGLQAIKAAYSAAGITSILDAPFALIFLLASFFISPALALISLAGVVLSLIGGAFALKFSNRIAEQLKNSTLAHRASVLAAANNIDTVRSFRGIDFLKTIWDNQIRSLTEVQQRDADIKEFSQTQFLTISVLMSVVLYAVGAMEVVQGKLTVGALIGANILAGRAFSSTTRFVQTSYLLAKAGQAFRDLATFFKLPLEPGTGTGLASYSGAIEFKDLGLAFPGSKNPLFESLSLKIQPGEVLTVTGHNGAGKTSLLRLLAGLLEPSRGEILVDEINLMQIAPEWWRSQLIYLPQEPTFLNATIRDSITMANPELDNSGLNQVVNLADLRSYLDKSPRGLETELLENGRNLPLGIRRRIALARGLATNGRLVLFDEPTEGLDIEGRRAVYAVMNKLIKEKKTMVVVSGDPVILKDAPFVLDLSRKPVPEIVTGNNKGQTP
- a CDS encoding ATP-binding cassette domain-containing protein, encoding MRDRQTLIKFENVSKSFGSKQVLDRVNLEIFDNQTTTIIGKSGSGKSVLLKHIIGLLNPDEGVISFRGKPLTAMGRRDWDEYRSQISFCFQNNALFDSLTVFENIALPLRKTTRLSHREVDAKVFARLEQMELIEVPDKYPADLSGGMQKRVALARALITDPGIVLFDEPTTGQDPIRKNAILGMIAQYQKKFGFTTIMISHELPDVFFISDRILVLYDKKIVFQGNFQELQGFDHPFVDEFVNSLEEVQLELHGLWAQLRDEAREERHEGEEGEDDGFTVIVLEVENMDRFSEHFGQAGSQTFLQTLGSRINSYFSSRGLSNRCGPARFVSILVTCNIAQTETLLADFAGKIQAAGAELAPEAVLLPENSEQGVGVRIIGGIAKGTPAETIADISERALAEGRLVAQFTYTTRA
- the mlaD gene encoding outer membrane lipid asymmetry maintenance protein MlaD; this encodes MKKYAMETVVGVFVLVGLLGIAYMTVNFAEVSFWGDKGYSLTAKFNTITGLKTGASVEMLGMKIGRVERFVMDQKNQQAAVVLDIDKGIIVYDDAIASIKTRGLIGDRYVSIDPGGAGDRLEPGGVITETESPVDIEELISKYAFGDVESK
- a CDS encoding VacJ family lipoprotein yields the protein MKITKNSIMLILFFCGLLLLVPVLTMAGSEEQPGEVAVQAEQSGVGQIEEDEYEAEGEEADADIADPLLAWNTVWYHFNDRLYFWVLKPVAQGYKAVTPIDVRIVIRNFFHNLAAPIRLVNCVLQGKGEAAGHELGRFVVNTTVGILGLADPATGIIGPGPGAEDLGQTLGHYRIGNGFYLVWPFLGPSSLRDTVGRAGDYFLDPVSYLEEWETILAVNTFEQVNDTAFKIGDYEDLKEGALDPYVAIRNAYVQHRAEKVAE
- a CDS encoding ABC transporter permease, with protein sequence MDNKRPENAPLRSGPVFFMPLALLGRRFLDIVDELGGVAIFFGKSFFYIFRRGQFSAIVQQVYYIGVRSVNIVILVGLFVGMVIALQMYHVLIDYGSVGVLGSAVSLSLIREMGPVLTAIMITARAGSSMAAEIGIQRISEQIDALDTMRIDPLMYLVSPRIAAAIISFPLLTTMFDLVGIIGGYFTGVVLMGINSGAYTSGVITSVKMEDINGGLTKAVVFAVLVATICCYQGFFTHTRTDGYGAKGVGLSTTSAVVASCVLILISDYVLSSFLL